The sequence ACATTATTGTCATATCAGTTATTCCCTCCAttcttatatttaagattttttttcccatagattaataacaacaacaaataagttatttatttaaacagctttattaaattattcttaCTCTCCATGAAATGTATTCCTTGTAACTATTAAGTGatttgtggttgttgatagtTGAAAAATTGATAgacaaactatttaaaaaatttattagattgATGTAATTTATTTGgggtaaatttaaaataaaattttaatatctcattagaaattgaaaacataagctaatgtcattttttttataatgttaaaaCATCAGTCAGTTTGAAATGAAAGAagtaatttgataaaataacgTATCTCTTTTGATTAAGTAGAGttttaaatcataattattaataagatacttttcttaaaaaatatggtTAATGTAAAtaccattttttattattaacttccGGAGATCATTTATGACAAGTAAAACTAATGAgttatatttatagttttagtttttggatttttagtttttcttatgtataaatatatatttcattaaatttttaatagattagtaattttattaaaaatttaaaatatataattataaatattgtagaaattttgatttgcatatatttattggatagattttatttttttgtaatccACCTCGTTTGCCTGTAAGATACTAGTAGCAGGTAGTAATAATATATACTCCTTattaaatgaaagtaaaaggtaattcaatgaaagaaaagaaattctaTTCATGATTGCCTTGAAAGTATTtattaaagaatatttaataCATCTTATTAAATACTCTGtacttttaatgttttaaattctcaaatctcaattaattagaaattaattttggtaTGATTTTAAGATAATCATTATTAATCAGAAACTGCTCAAGCAAGCAaactattataatatatttttgaaaatcttaTAAAGATAACAAAAGTTAACCAAGGGAGTTAGCTTTGTGAgtattttgattatattttttaacattgtttgaatttaaatattgtaCATAGAACATATTTTGTTGAGTAAAATATGCCAAATTATATCATTACTAATTCTGATTgagacaaaattaaattttctataaaaattaaataacaaatttttccaccatttcatttaaaaaaccatttttctaTTATCAATGAATATTGAGTAATGTTCTGTCCAAAAAAATGAACATTGAGTAATGTATACTGAATATAAACACACACTCCAGAGTGTTTTCTGGTAAGCACACAAATCACcttattaaaaaaaggaaatcaataaagagagagagagagagagagagagagagagtaattCATCGTTCAACGCAATGCCATGATTTCAGTCAATGTCAAAGTGTCAAATCTGGACAGAATTTCTTTCACTATTTTCACTTTTTAGttgcaaaattttgtgtttgttactttttttttcacttttttattttatcagtcggaatgaaatatttatcgattaaaaataatttctgttaaaaattCATCtggtcaatttttttaatgatgttttttttttcattattcttAAAACTCATTCAATATTACTGAAATGGTTACTTTTTTCACTCTACTACTTATTTTCTCCATTTTCCATATGAAATGGCTTATTTATGAAATACGAATGATTATTATCATTCCTCATTAGGCTCCAAAAAGAGACAAACCAGTTTTTCTGTCTGCACTCTTACTACATCACATTACATTACATACACACACACCCTTCACTTCTGTCAGAAGAGCTAAGACAATGTGTGAGTTTAAGGCACACACATTGTTCCAttattctctttctcttttttctgtcTAAGACCCACAATGGCTCTTTCAAACTCCGAAGGAGTCTTTCACTTCATCCTCTCTTCTTTCAGCTACCCTTTGCAACACAAAAGGTTTGTTTGTGCCTCTCTTCTTTCCATGTTTTTTAAGAGCATTGCTTCACTCATTTCTTGTTTCAAgcttcatttttcttatattctttttgtaatttttctatGCTTTTCTTTGTGGAAGATCAGCCACTCCATTGCTTGTTATCCTTGTctaatttatgttttctttttttcttttaacttggTTTTGGAATCTGATCTATGGCCTattgtttttcttctccttctgcTTACATTTTGCTAATTTTTCTCTCCCACCACTTTCATGCCACAGAAGTTGTCCTCATATATCAGTTAGATCTTCAGttatgttattaatatttcaaGATGTAAATTTTACTCATTTTTTGCTCCTATTTTTTCTGCTTGGAAGTTGGAACTTAACATGTCATGATTTATGAATCCATCTTTTAGCTAATTAGATTTGGCTTCGTTTAAAAGGAATAGATGGTTATGGGCATTTTATTGAGGAATCTGGGATGGCTTACATGAGTTGTCAGATTGgagatgattttaaaattattacttttttccATATAGTATTTGCTCCAAATTCACTTTATATCGTATGAAATTGCTAGAGTTGAAccttttcttgttgttgttgtgggtATCCAAAAAGGCATAGGTAAGTCCAAATGCTAAGGTCTTAGTTGAAGCATGGATGAACCTGGAGAACCTATAGCTTCAGTTCAAAACCCAATTAGTCGCCTCGGGCCAATTTAGTTGGTTAAGGTGCAGCCGTCCAGGATGTGATCTATCGACTCTCGCAACATGCTCTCCTCCTTTTTCATTTCCTTACCCCTCTGTATCTCCcccttgtaaaaaaaaagtggttgTAACTAATGGATAGTTGTGAAGTTTGTTACTGTGCTTCGAGTCAAATGAGAATAAGGTATAGGTGGTAGTGTTACTATGGATTGCATTAAAGTAGTTAGTAGCTAAAAGTGAATTTATGTACTAATGATTTGTTCCCTGAGTAATGTGCAATGTCAAGTATTGTGGGCAATGTACCTTTGGATACCGGTCTACCCATTAGGAATATTTCTCTAGTTAATAtaccagtatttttttttataattgcaattatgtttgaaaaattttcttttggaGGATTTCACAGATGAGTGGGTGGTCCTGAGATGTTTCTATGCATAAGATCTCTCCAGCAGATAACACTTCTGAATTAATACTAAATGTTTTGGTTATATTACAGAATTTCATGCAGTTCATAATAGAGGCACATTAAATGTCCTTATCATGTTCTTGAAGCATACATGACATGGCAGATATATAAAACAGACCTTGTAGATTCTGGCACATTTGTTATTGCCAACCCACAGAATTCTATTTACTATATTTTACATTGGCCAGGAGGAACTCTGTTTTATATATCcctcaacttaattttaatttattgactgAGATATTGAAATTGCTTACTCTGAGTGTCTTGCCCGCCAATATTGACCAGATTCGCTGCACTCATACTTCTCATACTTTGATCTATACTTCATAGATCCTCTTTTTCCCATTCAACTAAATTTATAGTAAACTTTCTTGTTGGTGTTATTAGTCTTGAAAATATCATTTGTTAAAAGTAATGCACAGAGGGACCATTTCATAAACATAAAGGAAAATAGGAAGAAGATTCACATCCCTGTGTACAAGGAAATTCTCAAATTGATCAGGAAGATGGTTTACCTCCAATTTTCCCTTAAGCTTGAACAATACCATTTTGGCAGAAATGACACTTGAGGCCATAAAGGGAAGCCAACAAGACAATAAGCTCATTAGCTCAATGTAGCAGCGATGAGAATATTTTGTTGGATAAGTGAACATATTAGACAAGATAGGATcgagaaaaaaatgtattagagAAAAAGTTGGGGTAGCACCTATAGTAGCAAAAATGATAGAATCTCCTCTTAGGTGGTTTGGACACATGTGGAGATGACCTAACCTGTAAAAGACCTTGTGCAAAATTAGATGGAAAGTATCTCTATTGCTAGAGGTGTAGAGAAACCAAGAAAATCTACAAGTGAAAAACCATTAAGAAGGATTTAAAGGTTAATGGTTTGTAGATGGAAAGTAGTTCTATTGGCGAATCCATTTCTGGATACAATAGAGTCTGTTGACATGGTTTGCATATAAAGAAAGGAAATGATTTGGATATAAAGAATCTGATGATTTATCTGTttctgttgttcattgtgtACTCTAGTAGTGTTTTTCTGCATGTAGATTGGTTCTGTTTATAAACCATCTCATGTCTTTTAGTGAAGTGATTTAACTTTTAAAGAGTCACATCATACATGACCCTTAAGcaaaagtcacaatttttcattttgaaaatctcgtaaaaattctattttgagtATAATCAACTGCTTTCAATTTTGATGTTTTGTCAATTATATGGTCTttgtgaaaatgatttttttagttgtcTTTATGTATATGCAGGTAGGAAGTAGATATTGACTGCTTCCTGGGTTCACATACAATGAAATCAGGTTTAAAAAATGGTTGGCCCTCTGTTGTGCGTCTTCGTCTCCGAGACAAATCAGTGACACCCTTTTGCATATTCTCTAAAGTGAAATCAGCTGGCAACATACCTGGGAATACACCTGTCTATCTCAATGTCTATGACTTGACAACAGTAAATGGCTATATGTATTGGGCAGGCATTGGTATTTTCCACTCAGGGGTTGAAGGTCAGCTGACAGTTAAAACCTTTTCAAATATCTCCAAGAAAGTTTCTCTTCATTTTATACAAAGATATGTGCCTATAGTTTTTGGTTCAAAGTTGTTTCTATCTATGCAACCTTTCATGGAGCTTACATCCTATATTTCACCAAAAATGGTTTTCGATAGTATATCCATATGATCATTTAATGCTGTCATTTGATCCAAGTAATCAACTCCACCTGTGGGATGAGGCTTGGTTATTGCTGTATGCTCTTGTACTTCATACTTCAAATTTGTTATATCTTTTTTGTACCTTcaattatttagaaaaaaatcagTACTCCTGTAATACCTGTTCCCTGGATAGTAGTTATCCCTTCAATTCAAtggtttcttctttttttatttaaaaacgagattagaaaaaataatatgtgcCAGGTTTGAATGGAGGGAGTACACACTTCTGAAGGACtaaaaatacatctccaattaTCATGGAGACAGAAATAACCTTTAATGTACCTACTTCTGAAAGACCATTTACCCCTCACTTTCAAGATATAGACTAGATGACTGTTTGGTTTCATGCATAGGCAAAGTAGTAAACTGATATTTCTTCATATTTTGGAGAAAGGGATTATGTATCTGTGTGTACTTATCACTTATATCTGTGAATATTTATTACTTTTGCTGTATTTGGAGAAAAGATAATTCTGGATTCcctaaatattttctaaaatggaGTTATTATGCCGACAGTTTATGGAGTAGAATATGCATTTGGAGCCCATGACTATCCAACAAGTGGTGTCTTTGAGGTTGAGCCTCGACAGTGTCCTGGCTTTAAGTTTAGGAAGTCAATATTCATGGGAACTACAAACTTAGATCCCTTCCAGATTAGAGAGTTCATGGAGCGCCAGTCTGCAAATTACAATGGTGATACTTATCACTTGATTGTGAAGAATTGCAACCATTTCTGTGAGGATATTTGTTACAAGCTAACGGGCAATTCTATACCGAAATGGGTCAATCGTCTTGCAAGAATAGGTATATGAAATCTCTTTAAACTCCAGATCTATTCTATGTTTAGACCGTATCACTTTTGAGTCGGTTAAAATGATGCTTTAATATATCAGTTTTTCCTGAATGTATGCAAGTAATGAACAATTCGAACCTAAAAATGCTTTTACATTTCACTCTCTTCCGGTCCTGTCTAGTCTCTATTCTTCACCTACTTATAGCTTCTTAGCCTTACTGTGGTTGACTTAAAACTATGTGTTAaactatattattatgatttcaTAGCAAAGAATCTCACAGAAATTTCACCTTTTCAAGGAAGGGCCATCTGAGTGGAATTCTGTTTTAGTAGTCAATTGCCTTCGCACACaccaaaaaaaatcttagttATGCTTCTCTGACTTGTCATTTCTTGTCCTCCTTGTAGGTTCCTTGTGCAACTGCATACTCCCTGATGCTCTTAAAACTTCCACTGTTCAGCATGATGATCCAAACTTTCAAGGGTGTGATAGTGAGAAAAGAAGACTACGAACTGCCTTCAGTTGCTTGTCGTCAATCTCAATGCCTCAGAAGGAAGTGTCAATGTCTTCATTATTTATGCACTCTCACTATAAAGGTTGCCTACCACCATGGGAGTTAAAGAAGTCTAAAAAGGGCACACTAAAGCAAAAGTTAGAAGACTAGTTCACTTCTCAGTAACTCTTCTCTGCTGTAGAGTATCCATTTCCTTTCTGGTAACTGAATCACTTGAAAGAAATTATTGCTTTCAGTCACACCTGTGCAAGTGCTCTTCCTCAACTACAAATTTTTCtgtcaatatttattttgaatgttCAAGCTCATGGCTTTGttgcttcttttttctttccctcTTTCTTTGTTTCTAGTTTTTGCTTGTAATCTTTGTTTGATTGTGAATCTATGTCAGATATATTGCTGTGTCAATTCAATTTTTCAAAGCTGGAGGAAAATCTTTCATgtcaaacaaacacacacatgGTATTTAAAAGTGTATTGAACATGATAAATGCTTATGTTTATGTATCtaaaacttataataaataaatgtttttaatatgtaaattatattataaataatttttttattgtgatattatatggttatttttaattatgtaatttttaaaaaatattgaatttcaatttggaaatagagataaaaaagataaattgaaagaaatagACAGCTAAGAAAATCATTACATCAATTAATACTTAATTAGAATTCTTAACAAATCCCCCCTTTATATaaactattataataatatgTGCCATCCTTGTAGAATATACTATAGGAAACACGTAATTAtggtaatattataaaataatagatcGTATGATTGTTATTGATTTATTAACACGTAATCAATTATTTAagataatattgttattttttatatggagataatattgttattcgttataataattatgataagttattataaaagtcttatgataaaaataaaataatgttcatTTAAGATTTAATTCATCAAAAAACAATTGACATAAGTAGTAGTAATTAATGTTCCTTAATCAAATGATTGGATGCTGATTCATCtttgaatatgaaataaattgtgTTGAAAAGAAAATGTTCATCTTGTGTGTTAAGGTCTTTGAAAAAGATTTAccatgattataaaaaaataaaaaaaatctaaaatttagtTCATTAATTTAATCCGAGTATATAGTTGTTATAAATGTCTTAATTactctaataatatatttttatgaataaaaaagaattaagcaGAAAAAAACATCTGTCCTAAtaactaaaaatcaaagtcaaccTTGTTGAGGTTACTATCTTCTCcatctttctgttttttttttactaaaagaccTTACATCACATTTggttcatacaattaatatacaGAAATAATATATGCACTAATAGTTAGTATAAAAAGATGTTTTTACCTAATTATCTAATCGtaaacctatatatatatatatatatatatatatatatatatatatattaaatttattaaattttataataattatttaaaatttataacagaTATAATTTCTGATTAGTTGACAAAGtcataataaaaatgatttttttttggtttacagTAAGAAAAATTTATACCCAGTGCATGCTTATTAAACTCaactaatattatttatctCCTAATAAAGATGATATttacttcaaaatataaattttatctgtTTATGAATTAATAACTATCATGGTTTAAAACGGGTTCTTTAGTAGCTTTTGCACAAGTTGGCAATTtgctataaaataatattttcggacaatttttatattttgtttttttttttcaattttgataaacAGTAGCATAGCTGTGTATATAAGGAAAAGGATAAATTTGCGAAATTTCTTAGTATACAAttctggaaaagaaaaaaaaaagtttcagatAATATGCATGGATCTTgcgagattttttttattcagtgCTTTAATTTCATTTCCTTCTCTCAATTTAAGTGATTAGATAAAGAAATAAATCTACTGATgggtaaattttgaattcattatACAATTTCGAAATGATAACAAAAATTTCCAATATTATACTgagatattttaataaaataaaaggtaaatgaattataaactctttaataaaaattaaattaattagtgtAATATTTAATCACACctaattattgtttaaatatttaattatagttatcaaattataaatcaaaataaaaacatcaatgGATTATTTGGATTTCATTTCTGAAAATTGTAGCATTaactattttaaacattttaacaGAATACAAGTTATTTGAGCTAATATATACACAAATGATGGAAATTTGTATTCCGATTCTTAATTTAagatattcattaattttaccAGAGATTATTCATGCCTTTATTATTACCATGGAATTGTTTGTTCATGTGTGCATgcatgcatttttaatgttttacaaACAAAAgtgtcaaattcaaattttgcgTATGACAAAATATTCGTTAAGAGGggtgtttttattttgtatttgattgTATCTTGAGCAGAATTATCCTAAAAAAAGAAAcgtgataaagaaaaaaaaatccttgtaaaaaagttaattttattgttCTGTGAATGTTTCTAGCTCAAATTGAATtggttttagtaaaaaatatgtgtgatttagattaaaaatatgcattattatttttattatgaatcttatatattttattttgttaaaaatatttttaattttgcacCAACTCTCATGGAGAtaaaatttccaacttttcgCTTTCGTTCCACgaaaatttaaccaaaaatgcatttttattaTGAGAACTTTGTAATCGATTTTTGTTGGCAAATATATCTAGTAATTCAGGAATAAAGGATAACGTGTGTTTGTATTTGTAATATTcaacaattattaaaaacacaaaaaaaggtCCTACCGAGATTTGAACTCGGGTTACTGGATTCAGAGTCCAATGTCCTGACCACTAGACCATAGGACCATTGCGAACATCTATTctcgatttttttaataaataaacaaaacgtTTGTGTCTGTCTGCCTGTCACACTAgatgaaaaaaagttaaacatacattcatttttttcttccatttcacTTTGGCtccattattttctttatatttctcTCTTCATCTATACATTTATAAGAATTTTCCAATATATTGTCACGTGCCGActgttactatatatatatatatatatatatatatatatatatatatatatttgcttaTACGAGTGAGGTCATATCATATGACAGGTGTAGAATAGATAAAAATCATACAACACCACTATTATGTATACTTCATTCAAGTCCAATTCTCACAATCCCAAATACCAGAAAGACCACAATGTAACTTCAGCCACAAACAACACAAGCTAACTTCAAATGAGACGGGTGCAAGGAACTAGGAATAGGGTCATGCTACAAGTGTTCCATTCCTTCTCCTTCTTTGTTCCACcctttctaccccaaatgctcCTTCCACACTCCGCGCTACTGCAACGCGTGCGAGAAGCCGGTGAAGGGGGTGAGGTTGTTTTTGTATAGGTCGTCTTGCAAGAGGTACAATTTGCATGTGGCGTGTGTGAGGGAGATGGTGGTGGAGTGTTGGCTTGAGGGTGGTGGCTTCATCAGTGTTGTGGAGGGGCAAAGGGTCTAGTAGTAGGGTGAGAAGGTGCTGTGAGGTGGCTGGGAATCATGGCTACTTCATAGATACGTGATCACCCACCTTCATAGATACTTCTTGTCTCTTCTTGTCAGCTTGCGTCTTCATGACTTGTTGTGCTCTGGCCAGATTGTTCTTGAGCTTAGCTAACAAGTTATCTCTGTTGATCAATTGTTCTCTTAACTCCACCGGATCTAAAGTAGTACAAGGCTGTCTGGTAAGTGTAGGAGGCTCTCTTCCATATAATGCTTTGAATGGAGTCAATCCCAAGCTAGTGTGGAATGCAGTGTTATACCAGAATTCTGACCATGGTAGAGCTTTGACCCATCCTTTGGGATTCTCATAAGTAAAACACCTAAGATACATCTCCAGGCATTTGTTCAGAATTTCAGATTGCCCATCTGTTTGTGGGTGATATGCTGATGACATAGCTAGTGTAGTGCCTTgtaatttgaataaattctGCCAAAAAGAACTAGTGAAAACTCTATCTCTATCAGACACGATGGATTTTGGAATGCCGTGCAGCTTCACTATATTGTTCATGAAAGTTTCAGCAACTGACTTACTACTGTAATCAGCTTTTAGAGGTAGGAAGTGAGCATATTTAGTGAGTCTATCCACTACCACCATAATGACAGAAAAACCATTAACACTAGGCAAACCTGTGATAAAATCCATAGCTACATTTTCCCAAACTTGCTGGGGAATGGGCAAAGGCTGCAGGAGTCCTGAGGGCAGTGTGTTACTCACTTTTGCTTGTTGACAAATCACACAATTTTGTACATACTCTTTGACATGTTCCTGCATCTTAGGCCAGTAAAATTGAGCCTTCAATCTTGCTAGTGTTCTTGTAATCCCCGCATGGCCACCAATGGGTGAACTATGGTACTCTTGCAAAATTCTTTGAACCATCTCTTCTTCCACTGGAATGACTAGTCTGTCTTTCCAATACAATAACCCTTGTCTTACTGCATAATGACTGGCTTCATTAGAGGACCTGTAATCCTCCATTAACTGCTTGAGGTGAGGATTTGCAGTTAGTTTACTTCTTAGCTCTTCTAAGAACAGCGAATGGGGCTCAGACCAGGCTAACAGGAACATTCTGGATAAGGCATCCGCTGCTTGATTATCTCTACCAGGCttgtattcaattttgaaatCATACCCCAAAAATTTGTG comes from Glycine soja cultivar W05 chromosome 20, ASM419377v2, whole genome shotgun sequence and encodes:
- the LOC114401270 gene encoding deSI-like protein At4g17486, with amino-acid sequence MKSGLKNGWPSVVRLRLRDKSVTPFCIFSKVKSAGNIPGNTPVYLNVYDLTTVNGYMYWAGIGIFHSGVEVYGVEYAFGAHDYPTSGVFEVEPRQCPGFKFRKSIFMGTTNLDPFQIREFMERQSANYNGDTYHLIVKNCNHFCEDICYKLTGNSIPKWVNRLARIGSLCNCILPDALKTSTVQHDDPNFQGCDSEKRRLRTAFSCLSSISMPQKEVSMSSLFMHSHYKGCLPPWELKKSKKGTLKQKLED